One Silene latifolia isolate original U9 population unplaced genomic scaffold, ASM4854445v1 scaffold_160, whole genome shotgun sequence genomic region harbors:
- the LOC141638021 gene encoding histone H2A-like, giving the protein MDSTGGKKKGAAGRKAGGPKKKSVTRSIKAGLQFPVGRIGRYLKKGRYAQRVGSGAPVYLAAVLEYLAAEVLELAGNAARDNKKNRIIPRHVLLAIRNDEELGKLLAGVTIAHGGVLPNINPILLPKKTAEKSPKEPKSPSKAAKSPKKAAA; this is encoded by the exons ATGGATTCAACCGGAGGAAAGAAGAAGGGAGCTGCTGGAAGGAAAGCCGGCGGTCCAAAGAAGAAGTCAGTTACCCGGTCCATCAAAGCCGGTCTTCAGTTCCCGGTCGGTCGTATTGGAAGGTACTTGAAGAAAGGCCGGTATGCTCAGCGAGTCGGATCTGGAGCTCCGGTTTACTTGGCTGCTGTTCTTGAGTACCTTGCTGCTGAG GTGTTGGAATTGGCGGGAAATGCAGCACGTGACAACAAGAAGAACAGGATAATCCCAAGGCACGTGCTACTGGCAATAAGGAATGATGAAGAGCTCGGAAAGCTGTTGGCCGGAGTGACAATTGCACATGGAGGAGTGTTGCCAAACATTAACCCGATTCTGTTGCCTAAGAAGACTGCTGAGAAGTCACCCAAGGAGCCTAAATCGCCTTCAAAGGCCGCCAAATCGCCAAAGAAAGCTGCTGCTTAA